One genomic window of Vulpes vulpes isolate BD-2025 chromosome 11, VulVul3, whole genome shotgun sequence includes the following:
- the CST3 gene encoding cystatin-C translates to MAGRPRTPPLLLATLALALALALAAAVSPGAGRRGGRPGAVGGAMDADVQEEGVQRALAFAVGEYNRASNDAYHSRAVRVLRARKQVVSGMNYFLEVEIGRTTCTKSQPNLDNCPFHDQPHLMRKTLCSFQVYTVPWLGKTSLVKSSCQDV, encoded by the exons ATGGCCGGGCGCCCGCGCACCCCGCCGCTCCTGCTGGCCACCCtggccctcgccctcgccctggCCCTGGCCGCGGCCGTGAGTCCCGGGGCCGGCAGGAGAGGCGGCAGGCCCGGCGCGGTGGGCGGCGCGATGGACGCGGACGTGCAGGAGGAGGGCGTGCAGCGGGCGCTGGCCTTCGCCGTGGGCGAGTACAACCGGGCGAGCAACGACGCCTACCACAGCCGCGCGGTGCGAGTGCTGCGCGCCCGCAAGCAG GTTGTGTCTGGGATGAACTACTTCTTGGAGGTGGAGATTGGACGAACAACATGTACCAAGTCCCAGCCCAACTTGGACAACTGTCCCTTTCATGACCAGCCACACCTGATGAGG AAAACGCTCTGCTCTTTCCAGGTATACACTGTCCCCTGGCTGGGCAAGACCTCCTTGGTGAAGTCCAGCTGCCAGGATGTATAG